From a region of the Pseudanabaena sp. PCC 7367 genome:
- a CDS encoding hybrid sensor histidine kinase/response regulator has translation MILVVDDEPAIFDVIEGMLAREGYELVYVNNGYEAISYLENPGKQPPDLILMDVMMPKMNGLETCKRVKANAAWRHIPIIMLTALNSKEDLAHCIEAGADDFIGKPISSIELRSRARSMLRIKQQYDALESTMRQKEDVTNMVVHDLRNPLSNIFLAIDILNRTDLSENQKNKIDRILSAAERLNSLVDDILFIAKQEANKLVLQKEEVNLSDMVMQALTDFEEIARSKNLTITTKFPEQKVNSLLDIKLIRRTIDNLLANAIKFSFNDSQILVQVEGQDTPELKTRVCVADNGMGVDLRSIEKIFEKYEVGEDDNKMSQFGLGLAFCKMVVEAHGGKIQVDRNKPQGAVFTLEI, from the coding sequence TTGATACTCGTTGTAGACGATGAGCCCGCCATATTTGATGTGATCGAAGGTATGCTTGCCCGCGAAGGATATGAGCTGGTTTATGTGAATAATGGCTACGAGGCAATTTCTTATTTAGAAAATCCGGGAAAGCAACCACCGGACTTGATTCTAATGGATGTGATGATGCCGAAAATGAATGGCTTGGAAACCTGCAAGCGGGTTAAGGCCAACGCAGCATGGCGACATATTCCGATTATTATGCTCACGGCGCTGAATTCCAAAGAGGATTTGGCCCATTGCATTGAAGCGGGGGCGGATGACTTTATTGGTAAACCAATTAGCAGTATTGAACTACGATCCAGGGCGCGATCGATGTTGCGGATTAAGCAGCAATATGATGCCCTAGAATCAACGATGCGGCAAAAGGAAGATGTCACTAATATGGTGGTGCATGATCTGCGCAACCCCTTGAGTAATATTTTTCTGGCGATTGATATTTTAAATAGAACTGATTTGAGTGAAAATCAAAAGAATAAAATCGATCGCATTCTAAGCGCGGCGGAGCGGCTCAATTCGCTCGTTGATGATATTTTGTTCATTGCCAAGCAGGAAGCAAATAAGCTGGTATTGCAAAAGGAAGAAGTGAACCTGTCGGACATGGTGATGCAGGCGTTAACTGACTTTGAAGAGATCGCCAGGTCTAAGAATTTAACAATTACAACGAAGTTCCCTGAACAAAAAGTTAATAGTTTGCTGGATATTAAACTAATTCGCCGCACGATCGATAATTTGCTGGCCAATGCGATCAAGTTCTCATTTAACGACAGTCAGATTTTAGTGCAAGTGGAAGGGCAAGATACTCCTGAACTAAAGACCAGGGTATGTGTGGCGGATAATGGTATGGGGGTAGATCTGCGAAGTATAGAAAAAATCTTTGAGAAGTACGAAGTGGGTGAAGATGATAATAAGATGAGCCAGTTTGGGCTGGGTTTGGCCTTTTGTAAGATGGTAGTGGAAGCCCACGGCGGTAAGATCCAGGTGGATCGAAATAAGCCCCAGGGTGCTGTTTTCACCTTAGAAATATAG
- a CDS encoding response regulator: MLDASDTLNAELQAQILIVEDNPDSLELLADVITSYGYEVSTAADGNQALAQVATKTPDLILLDIMLPGINGYEVCQNLKEKEHTKDIPVIFISALDSSKYKLKAFAVEGADYITKPFKPAEIYARIQNQLLIKNLQNNLKHQNETLKRTNSLLQAQKEAVIDGILAVDEQGQIVNFSRRFCEMWDVSPELIDRSLNQLLSPLLIKADLPEPLVDLLESAYDHPDQTNQAEISFKGKIYDCYSSPVTSPEQKFYGLVWYFRDITERKKAEAAQKQLMAELRQAKESAEAAARAKSDFLAVMSHEIRTPINGILGVTQLLATTNLTAEQQKLIQTAQVSGETLLTVINDILDFSKIEAGNLELERLPLQLPGCIDEVCKLLTPKAIAKGLKLNHQIAANVPISIGGDVNRLRQILLNLINNAIKFTENGQIDVAVSLSSSPIPDIKGDAQPKSDQPNQPEQPEQEIELLFAITDTGIGMSEAEVKGLFQPFFQADASISRKYGGTGLGLAICRRLVELMGGKIWVESKSGQGSTFCFTIATTKLDVPIPTAIDNAAKLKPFQLNQNLAAQLPLKILIAEDNLINQELTLAMLVKMGYEADVVDNGVAAIAALLESAYDILFLDVHMPEMDGLETARYLVQKWDTLAVNYTRPAIIAMTANAMEGDRQMCLKAGMDDYVSKPVLLAELQQMLQKWGDRSSPLPTNPVVEEPTAMNLLDHQAIENIKQVSPTLLPRMVTLFKDQELPNLLPKLKQAIAEQEYEQIYYAAHTLKGSSNALGAKGLSQICSQLETKAKAKQNDGLVDLVESLEAQIEPVCEAIIVLVEQ; the protein is encoded by the coding sequence ATGTTGGATGCATCGGATACATTGAATGCCGAATTACAAGCCCAGATCCTGATTGTGGAAGATAATCCAGATAGCCTGGAACTGTTGGCGGATGTGATCACCAGCTATGGCTATGAGGTAAGCACCGCTGCCGATGGTAATCAGGCTCTAGCCCAGGTGGCCACCAAAACCCCCGATCTGATTTTGCTTGATATTATGCTGCCCGGTATAAATGGTTATGAAGTCTGCCAAAATCTCAAAGAGAAAGAACATACCAAAGATATTCCGGTCATTTTTATCAGCGCCCTTGATTCTTCTAAATATAAGCTCAAAGCCTTTGCCGTTGAAGGCGCAGATTATATTACCAAACCATTTAAACCCGCCGAAATCTATGCGCGAATTCAAAACCAACTGCTAATCAAGAATTTACAAAATAACCTCAAGCATCAAAATGAAACCCTCAAACGCACTAATTCGTTGCTCCAGGCGCAAAAAGAGGCGGTGATCGATGGCATTCTGGCGGTGGATGAACAGGGGCAGATCGTCAACTTCAGTCGGCGATTTTGCGAGATGTGGGATGTGTCCCCCGAACTGATCGATCGATCGCTCAATCAACTGCTCAGCCCGCTCTTGATTAAAGCTGATTTACCTGAGCCCCTGGTTGATTTGCTCGAAAGCGCCTACGATCACCCCGATCAGACCAACCAAGCCGAAATTAGCTTCAAAGGCAAGATCTACGATTGCTACTCCAGCCCAGTCACTTCGCCCGAACAAAAGTTCTATGGTTTGGTGTGGTATTTTCGGGATATTACGGAGCGTAAAAAAGCGGAAGCTGCTCAGAAACAGCTAATGGCGGAGTTGCGCCAGGCCAAGGAATCAGCGGAGGCTGCCGCCAGAGCCAAGTCAGATTTTTTGGCGGTGATGAGCCACGAAATCCGCACGCCGATCAATGGCATTTTGGGGGTAACGCAGCTATTGGCCACCACCAACCTCACCGCAGAGCAACAAAAATTGATTCAAACCGCTCAGGTCAGTGGTGAAACGCTGTTAACGGTGATCAATGATATTCTCGACTTCTCTAAAATTGAGGCCGGCAATCTGGAATTAGAACGGCTGCCCCTCCAATTACCCGGTTGCATTGATGAAGTTTGTAAGCTCTTGACTCCTAAGGCGATCGCCAAGGGGCTTAAACTCAACCATCAGATCGCCGCTAATGTGCCAATTAGTATTGGTGGGGATGTGAATCGGCTGCGCCAAATCCTGCTGAATTTGATTAACAATGCAATTAAGTTTACTGAAAATGGCCAGATCGATGTGGCGGTAAGTCTGTCGTCGTCACCGATCCCAGATATCAAGGGTGACGCTCAACCCAAATCAGACCAGCCAAACCAACCAGAGCAACCAGAGCAGGAAATTGAATTATTATTTGCAATTACCGACACCGGCATTGGCATGAGTGAAGCGGAGGTAAAAGGTCTCTTTCAACCATTTTTCCAGGCCGATGCTTCCATCTCGCGCAAGTATGGCGGTACTGGCTTGGGGTTGGCAATTTGCCGACGCTTAGTGGAATTAATGGGCGGTAAAATTTGGGTCGAGAGTAAATCAGGCCAGGGCTCCACCTTCTGCTTCACGATCGCTACCACTAAGCTTGATGTCCCGATCCCCACCGCGATCGACAATGCTGCCAAACTAAAGCCCTTTCAGTTAAATCAAAATCTAGCCGCACAGCTGCCACTCAAAATCTTGATTGCCGAAGATAATTTAATCAATCAGGAACTAACCCTGGCCATGCTGGTAAAAATGGGCTATGAGGCGGATGTGGTGGATAATGGCGTGGCCGCGATCGCCGCCCTGCTCGAAAGTGCCTATGATATTTTGTTTTTGGATGTGCATATGCCGGAAATGGATGGCCTGGAAACCGCTAGATATCTGGTGCAAAAATGGGACACCCTGGCGGTGAATTATACCCGCCCAGCGATTATTGCCATGACCGCCAACGCGATGGAAGGCGATCGCCAAATGTGTTTAAAGGCGGGGATGGACGACTATGTGAGCAAGCCTGTTTTGCTCGCAGAATTGCAGCAAATGTTGCAGAAATGGGGCGATCGCTCATCACCATTACCTACCAACCCAGTAGTAGAAGAACCCACCGCCATGAACCTGCTGGATCATCAAGCAATCGAAAACATCAAACAGGTCAGCCCTACGCTGCTACCACGCATGGTTACTTTATTTAAGGATCAAGAACTACCCAACCTGCTGCCCAAATTAAAACAAGCGATCGCCGAGCAAGAATATGAGCAGATCTATTATGCTGCCCACACCCTCAAAGGTAGCAGTAATGCCCTGGGTGCCAAGGGTCTATCACAAATTTGTAGCCAACTAGAAACCAAAGCCAAAGCCAAACAAAATGATGGCTTAGTTGATCTCGTCGAGAGCCTAGAAGCGCAAATAGAGCCAGTGTGTGAAGCGATCATAGTCCTGGTGGAGCAATAA
- a CDS encoding helix-turn-helix domain-containing protein: MRAHSLDLRYRIVVAYENGEGSIRELAQRFSVSKNSVHKLLQLYRDKGTIRPTPYRAGVKPKFSPPHLVMLAELVADHPEATLVDLCQQMHQRTGIEVSVSTMCRILQKQKLDRKKHCVS; encoded by the coding sequence ATGAGAGCTCATTCTTTGGATTTACGCTATCGCATTGTGGTTGCCTATGAAAATGGAGAAGGTTCAATTCGGGAATTGGCGCAGCGGTTTAGTGTCAGCAAAAATAGTGTCCATAAGCTACTGCAGCTATATCGAGACAAAGGCACAATCAGACCCACACCCTATCGGGCTGGGGTTAAGCCCAAATTCAGCCCCCCACATCTGGTCATGTTGGCGGAGTTGGTCGCAGATCATCCAGAGGCTACTTTAGTTGATTTATGTCAACAGATGCATCAACGTACTGGGATTGAAGTCTCGGTTTCGACTATGTGCCGGATTTTGCAAAAACAAAAACTAGATCGTAAAAAACATTGTGTTTCTTAG